Below is a window of Streptomyces sp. ITFR-16 DNA.
CTCCGAGGTTGTCGAGGTCGGCCAGGAAGTCACCGTCGAGGTCCTCGACGTGGACATGGACCGCGAGCGCGTGTCCCTGTCGCTCAAGGCGACGCAGGAAGACCCGTGGCAGCAGTTCGCCCGTACGCACCAGATCGGGCAGGTCGTTCCCGGTAAGGTCACCAAGCTCGTTCCGTTCGGTGCGTTCGTGCGCGTCGACGAGGGCATCGAGGGCCTGGTCCACATCTCCGAGCTGGCCGAGCGCCACGTGGAGATCCCGGAGCAGGTCGTCCAGGTCAACGACGAGATCTTCGTCAAGGTCATCGACATCGACCTCGAGCGCCGTCGCATCAGCCTCTCGCTGAAGCAGGCCAACGAGTCCTTCGGTGGCGACCCGGCGTCGGTCGAGTTCGACCCGACCCTGTACGGCATGGCCGCGTCGTACGACGACCAGGGCAACTACATCTACCCCGAGGGCTTCGACCCCGAGACCAACGACTGGCTCGAGGGCTTCGAGGCTCAGCGCGAGGTCTGGGAGACCCAGTACGCCGAGGCGCAGCAGCGCTTCGAGCAGCACCAGGCCCAGGTCATCAAGTCCCGCGAGGCCGACGAGGCCGCTGCCGCCGAGGGCGCTGCCGCCCCGGCCGGCAACGCCCCGGCTGCCTCCGGCGGCAGCGGTGGCGGCTCGTACTCCTCGGAGTCCGCGGACAACTCCGGCGCCCTGGCGTCGGACGAGGCCCTGGCTGCCCTGCGCGAGAAGCTGGCGGGCGGCCAGAGCTGACGCTCTGACCCTCCGGCCGGTCATCGGCCGCAGCAGTGGATGACGGATGAGGCCCGTCCCCTTCGGGGGGCGGGCCTCATCCGTGGGTCCGGCCGGTCCTACGGGGTGACGGCGATGTCGGTCAGGCCGTTGCCGCCCGTGACGGTGTTGCTCGCGTAGACCGTCGTCGGGCAACTCGCGCTGTAGTTGGTGACGTTGATCGCGATCCTTCTGTCGCCCGTCGATCCCGACAGGTCCGAGGCGTTGTCCCGGAAGACGGTCCCGCAGCCCCAGCCGCTCTGCTGGGTGTGCGTCTCGTAGCCGTTGTTGGTCGTACGGGTGCCGTGGTTGCCCTCGACGAGGACGTCGTTGCCCTTCACGTCGACCCAGGAGTCGTCGTAGTTGGCGCCGGTCAGCCCGCTGCCGTCGAAGGTGTTGCCGATGACGCGCGCCCCGGTGGTGCCCTCCTTGATGTCGACGTTCTCGCCGCCGACTCCGGGGCCGATCGTGTTGTCCAGG
It encodes the following:
- the rpsA gene encoding 30S ribosomal protein S1, whose protein sequence is MTSSTETTATTPQVAVNDIGDADAFLAAIDETIKYFNDGDIVDGVIVKVDRDEVLLDIGYKTEGVIPSRELSIKHDVDPNEVVKVGDEIEALVLQKEDKEGRLILSKKRAQYERAWGTIEKIKEEDGIVTGTVIEVVKGGLILDIGLRGFLPASLVEMRRVRDLQPYVGKELEAKIIELDKNRNNVVLSRRAWLEQTQSEVRQTFLTTLQKGQVRSGVVSSIVNFGAFVDLGGVDGLVHVSELSWKHIDHPSEVVEVGQEVTVEVLDVDMDRERVSLSLKATQEDPWQQFARTHQIGQVVPGKVTKLVPFGAFVRVDEGIEGLVHISELAERHVEIPEQVVQVNDEIFVKVIDIDLERRRISLSLKQANESFGGDPASVEFDPTLYGMAASYDDQGNYIYPEGFDPETNDWLEGFEAQREVWETQYAEAQQRFEQHQAQVIKSREADEAAAAEGAAAPAGNAPAASGGSGGGSYSSESADNSGALASDEALAALREKLAGGQS